A single genomic interval of Solimonas sp. K1W22B-7 harbors:
- the cysB gene encoding HTH-type transcriptional regulator CysB: MKLRQLRYIHEVSRRGLNVTAASMALFTSQPGVSKQIRVLEEELGVDIFERSGKHLTQVTPAGRRILEYTERVLIEIENITKIAGEYRDTDAGDLSIATTHTQARYALPRVVSDFTRKYPKVSLHLHQGSPAQISKIAAEGQADFAIATEAIALYDQLVMLPCYRWNRCVLVRPEHPLAQKAELTLEDVAQYPIVTYTFGFTGRSQLDKAFGSRGLKPNLMLTAVDADVIKTYVRLGLGVGIVADMAYDPQTDADLVRLPAGHLFEPSTTQIGFRRGMFLRGYMYDFIQLFAPHLSRDVVDEVGRLADPELRRNRVRDLLPALRTL, encoded by the coding sequence ATGAAACTGCGACAACTGCGGTATATCCATGAGGTCTCCCGCCGCGGGCTGAACGTCACCGCCGCGTCGATGGCCTTGTTCACCTCGCAGCCGGGCGTCAGCAAGCAGATCCGCGTGCTGGAGGAAGAGCTGGGCGTCGACATCTTCGAGCGCAGCGGCAAGCACCTGACCCAGGTCACCCCGGCGGGCCGGCGCATCCTCGAGTACACCGAGCGCGTGCTGATCGAGATCGAGAACATCACCAAGATCGCCGGCGAGTACCGCGACACCGATGCCGGCGACCTGTCGATCGCCACCACCCACACCCAGGCGCGCTATGCGCTGCCCCGGGTGGTCAGCGATTTCACGCGCAAGTACCCCAAGGTCTCGCTGCACCTGCACCAGGGTTCGCCGGCGCAGATTTCCAAGATCGCCGCCGAGGGCCAGGCCGATTTCGCCATCGCCACCGAGGCCATCGCGCTCTACGACCAGCTGGTGATGCTGCCCTGCTACCGCTGGAACCGCTGCGTGCTGGTCAGGCCGGAGCATCCGCTGGCGCAGAAGGCCGAGCTGACGCTGGAGGACGTGGCGCAGTATCCGATCGTCACCTACACCTTCGGCTTCACCGGACGCTCGCAGCTGGACAAGGCCTTCGGCTCGCGCGGGCTCAAGCCCAACCTGATGCTGACGGCGGTGGACGCCGACGTCATCAAGACCTACGTACGCCTGGGCCTGGGCGTCGGCATCGTTGCCGACATGGCCTACGACCCGCAGACCGACGCCGACCTGGTGCGCCTGCCGGCCGGGCACCTGTTCGAGCCCAGCACCACGCAGATCGGCTTCCGCCGCGGCATGTTCCTGCGCGGCTACATGTACGACTTCATCCAGCTGTTCGCACCGCATCTCAGCCGCGACGTCGTCGACGAGGTTGGCCGCCTGGCCGATCCCGAACTGCGCCGCAACCGCGTGCGCGACCTGCTGCCGGCGCTGCGCACGCTATGA
- a CDS encoding SDR family NAD(P)-dependent oxidoreductase produces the protein MPLPIPRDPELLRGRTALVTGGAGGLGHASASRLLALGAGVLLADINAEAGEQAAAALRARHAGAEVGFQRVDLSDLASVRELAAACERRWPRLDLLLNNAGIYPPAQRMQTSEGWELSLAISLIGPQALTLQLLPLLERGGSSRVVTITSLVQSQGRIDFDDPFLKRVYRPIDAYRQSKLAALAFAVELQRRLAAAGSSVSSLAAHPGVCRTQLGANRRRQASDSWLQGFKADFFAYTQRRFGQEPEQAADSVVVALCGQGLPPAALVGPGGWLQMAGAPVLLPPNPLALDASFGARLWTLAQDCSGCRWP, from the coding sequence ATGCCCCTGCCCATTCCCCGAGACCCCGAGCTGTTGCGCGGCCGCACCGCCTTGGTGACCGGCGGCGCCGGCGGCCTGGGCCATGCCAGCGCCTCGCGCCTGCTGGCGCTGGGCGCCGGCGTGCTGCTGGCCGACATCAATGCCGAGGCAGGCGAACAGGCCGCGGCCGCGCTGCGCGCGCGCCATGCCGGCGCCGAGGTCGGCTTCCAGCGCGTGGACCTGTCGGATCTCGCCAGCGTGCGCGAGCTGGCCGCGGCCTGCGAACGGCGCTGGCCGCGCCTGGACCTGCTGCTGAACAACGCCGGCATCTATCCGCCGGCGCAGCGCATGCAGACCTCGGAGGGCTGGGAGCTGAGCCTGGCGATTTCGCTGATCGGCCCGCAGGCGCTGACGCTGCAGCTGCTGCCGCTGCTGGAACGCGGCGGCAGCAGCCGCGTGGTGACGATCACCAGCCTGGTGCAGAGCCAGGGCCGCATCGACTTCGACGACCCCTTCCTGAAGCGCGTCTACCGTCCGATCGATGCCTACCGCCAGAGCAAGCTGGCGGCGCTGGCCTTTGCCGTGGAACTGCAGCGCCGCCTCGCCGCCGCCGGCAGCAGTGTCTCCAGCCTCGCCGCGCATCCGGGGGTGTGCCGCACGCAACTGGGCGCCAACCGCCGCCGCCAGGCCAGCGACAGCTGGCTTCAAGGCTTCAAGGCGGATTTCTTCGCCTACACGCAACGGCGCTTCGGCCAGGAGCCGGAGCAGGCGGCAGACTCGGTGGTGGTGGCGCTCTGCGGCCAGGGACTGCCGCCGGCCGCGCTGGTCGGCCCCGGCGGCTGGTTGCAGATGGCCGGCGCGCCCGTGCTGCTGCCGCCCAATCCGCTGGCACTGGATGCATCGTTCGGTGCGCGGCTGTGGACGCTGGCGCAGGACTGCAGCGGCTGCCGCTGGCCCTAG
- a CDS encoding family 2A encapsulin nanocompartment cargo protein cysteine desulfurase — MTTPTPTSDLAASGATGLPDIAALTRLANELFSAAPGGQWPTAPARPAALGTPPLPGVPTLPQGNPLPLATSLPATPPFPVSQPAAAAAAAPPSAITPRVLPTQAQSADLHGFNTTLAPALPHGGGASQGVPEAYAAGIPVVTPLPLPTDGALPGAPVSPPSTPYYFLGEASGWPSSAAPPAAVPTVPDFAVPAGLDAGHRREPAAAAPAAPQYYFTESAQPRARGTPAVPEGRRHFDVQAVRRDFPILQERVNGRPLVWLDNAATTQKPQAVIDRLAYFYAHENSNIHRAAHELAARATDAYEGARNKVARFLGASSPEEIVFVRGATEAINLVAQSWGRQHVREGDEIIVSHLEHHANIVPWQMLAAEKGARLRVIPVDDSGQVRLDEYQKLLSDRTRIVSVTQVSNALGTIVPVQQIVEMGHRAGAKVLIDGAQAVSHLRVNVRALDADFYVFSGHKIFGPTGIGVVYGKRELLEQTQPWQGGGNMIQDVTFEKTVYHGAPARFEAGTGNIADAVGLGAALDYLERLGLENVASYEHDLLEYATSLLLPIPGLRMIGTAKEKTSVMSFVLQGYQTEEVGKALNEEGIAVRSGHHCAQPILRRFGVEATVRPSLAFYNTCEEVELLAKVVQRLVRARS; from the coding sequence ATGACTACCCCGACACCTACAAGTGATCTTGCAGCGTCCGGCGCGACGGGGCTTCCCGATATCGCGGCACTGACACGCCTGGCCAACGAGCTGTTCAGCGCCGCGCCTGGGGGCCAATGGCCGACGGCGCCGGCGCGCCCCGCCGCTCTTGGCACGCCGCCGCTGCCGGGAGTGCCGACGCTGCCGCAGGGCAACCCGCTGCCCTTGGCCACCAGCCTGCCGGCCACGCCACCCTTCCCGGTGTCGCAGCCGGCCGCCGCGGCCGCTGCGGCGCCGCCCTCGGCGATCACGCCGCGGGTGTTGCCGACGCAGGCGCAGTCCGCGGACCTGCATGGTTTCAACACGACCCTGGCGCCGGCGCTGCCGCATGGCGGCGGCGCGTCGCAGGGCGTGCCTGAAGCGTATGCCGCCGGCATCCCGGTGGTGACTCCGCTGCCGCTGCCCACCGACGGCGCCCTGCCGGGCGCGCCGGTGTCGCCGCCGTCCACGCCTTACTACTTCCTGGGCGAGGCCAGTGGCTGGCCCTCGTCCGCCGCCCCGCCGGCGGCGGTGCCGACAGTGCCGGACTTCGCCGTGCCTGCGGGCCTGGATGCCGGCCACCGCCGCGAACCCGCCGCGGCTGCGCCCGCGGCGCCGCAGTACTATTTCACCGAGTCCGCCCAGCCGCGCGCGCGCGGTACGCCGGCGGTGCCGGAAGGTCGCCGTCACTTCGACGTGCAGGCCGTGCGCCGCGACTTCCCGATCCTGCAGGAGCGCGTCAACGGCCGTCCGCTGGTGTGGCTGGACAATGCCGCCACCACGCAGAAGCCGCAGGCGGTGATCGACCGCCTGGCGTATTTCTACGCGCACGAGAATTCCAACATCCATCGCGCAGCCCATGAACTGGCGGCCCGTGCCACCGACGCCTATGAGGGCGCGCGCAACAAGGTGGCGCGCTTCCTCGGCGCCAGCTCGCCGGAGGAGATCGTCTTCGTCCGCGGGGCCACCGAGGCGATCAACCTGGTGGCGCAGAGCTGGGGTCGCCAGCATGTCCGCGAGGGCGACGAGATCATCGTCTCCCACCTGGAGCATCACGCCAACATCGTGCCCTGGCAGATGCTGGCGGCGGAGAAGGGCGCCAGGCTGCGCGTGATCCCGGTCGACGACAGCGGCCAGGTCCGTCTCGACGAATACCAGAAGCTGCTGAGCGACCGCACCAGGATCGTGTCCGTCACCCAGGTGTCCAACGCGCTGGGCACCATCGTGCCGGTGCAGCAGATCGTCGAGATGGGCCACCGCGCCGGCGCGAAAGTGCTGATCGACGGTGCGCAGGCGGTGTCGCACCTGCGGGTCAACGTGCGCGCGCTGGATGCCGACTTCTACGTCTTCTCCGGGCACAAGATCTTCGGCCCCACCGGCATCGGCGTGGTCTACGGCAAGCGCGAGCTGCTGGAGCAGACCCAGCCCTGGCAGGGCGGCGGCAACATGATCCAGGACGTGACTTTCGAGAAGACCGTCTACCACGGTGCGCCGGCGCGCTTCGAAGCCGGTACCGGCAACATCGCCGACGCCGTCGGCCTCGGCGCGGCGCTGGACTATCTCGAGCGCCTGGGCCTGGAGAACGTGGCGAGCTACGAGCACGACCTGCTGGAGTACGCCACCAGCCTGCTGCTGCCGATCCCCGGCCTGCGCATGATCGGCACGGCGAAGGAAAAGACCAGCGTCATGTCCTTCGTGCTGCAGGGCTACCAGACCGAAGAAGTGGGCAAGGCGCTGAACGAGGAAGGCATCGCGGTGCGCTCCGGCCACCACTGCGCCCAGCCGATCCTGCGCCGCTTCGGAGTGGAGGCCACGGTGCGTCCCTCGCTGGCGTTCTACAACACCTGCGAGGAAGTGGAGCTGCTGGCCAAGGTCGTGCAGCGGCTGGTGCGCGCGCGGAGTTAA
- a CDS encoding cytochrome-c peroxidase: MKWLGLVLPLVLALLFAADGNARQRLRDRIESFPTPRAEVPAGWPAPRYDFTGNPVTASGFELGRRLFYDPRLSRDGSISCASCHQQFAAFAHLDHRVSHGLHGANGTRNAPALFNLAWQPELMWDGAIRNLELQPLAPLANPVEMGETMDGVLAKLRADAGYRRRFEAAFGPGEIDSRRVLLALTQFIGMLRSADSRYDAALRGGPALTEQENAGLALFRERCASCHREPLFTDFSYRGNGLDTDSADAGRAVISGSAADRGRFKVPSLRNVGVSSPYMHDGRFDTLQQVLRHYAAGIRDSAALDPALRGGLKLDAAQQQALVAFLESLSDTAFLDDARYAEPAP; this comes from the coding sequence ATGAAATGGCTGGGCCTGGTCCTGCCGCTGGTGCTGGCGCTGCTGTTCGCGGCCGACGGCAACGCGCGCCAGCGCCTGCGCGATCGCATCGAAAGCTTTCCGACGCCGCGCGCCGAAGTACCGGCCGGCTGGCCGGCACCGCGCTATGACTTTACCGGCAACCCGGTCACCGCTTCGGGCTTCGAACTGGGCCGGCGCCTGTTCTACGATCCGCGGCTGTCGCGCGACGGCAGCATCTCCTGCGCCAGCTGCCACCAGCAGTTCGCCGCCTTCGCGCACCTGGACCATCGCGTCAGCCACGGGCTGCACGGCGCCAACGGCACGCGCAATGCCCCGGCGCTGTTCAACCTCGCCTGGCAGCCCGAGCTGATGTGGGACGGCGCGATCCGCAACCTGGAGCTGCAGCCGCTGGCGCCATTGGCCAATCCGGTCGAGATGGGCGAGACCATGGACGGCGTGCTGGCCAAGCTGCGCGCCGACGCGGGCTATCGCCGTCGTTTCGAAGCGGCCTTCGGCCCGGGCGAGATCGACAGCCGCCGCGTGCTGCTGGCGCTGACCCAGTTCATCGGTATGCTGCGCTCCGCCGACTCGCGCTACGACGCCGCGTTGCGCGGTGGCCCCGCGCTGACCGAGCAGGAGAACGCGGGACTGGCCTTGTTCCGCGAGCGCTGCGCCAGCTGCCACCGGGAGCCTCTGTTCACCGACTTCAGTTATCGCGGCAACGGGCTGGACACCGACAGCGCCGACGCCGGCCGCGCGGTCATCAGCGGCAGCGCCGCCGACCGCGGCCGCTTCAAGGTGCCCTCCTTGCGCAACGTCGGGGTCAGCAGTCCCTACATGCATGACGGCCGCTTCGATACCTTGCAGCAGGTGCTGCGGCACTACGCCGCCGGCATCCGCGATTCCGCGGCGCTGGACCCGGCGCTGCGCGGTGGCCTGAAACTGGATGCGGCGCAGCAGCAGGCGCTCGTCGCCTTCCTGGAATCGTTGAGTGACACGGCCTTCCTGGACGACGCCCGCTACGCGGAGCCGGCGCCATGA
- a CDS encoding MbnP family protein: MSRAGLLLLAALLGLCGCGREPALSLEVDISHEVGGQPLRLLEDSYRTAGGEEFSVRRLRYYLSQPRLRRKDGSWFVPVYAPESAEGYFLVDEARPASKRLRIGGVAAGEYSGIEFLLGVDDARNTAGVQTGALDPALGMFWTWKSGYIFFQLEGSSPQSTAQEHALSYHVGGGKPSLARRIYLPFGERPVKVDGKLLPTVHLGVNLALLFDGVSPVRIAQLSEAMDPAATRPLADNAAAMFRVDHLHHEPRRRGAP, translated from the coding sequence ATGAGCCGCGCGGGCCTGCTGCTCCTGGCCGCGCTGCTGGGACTCTGCGGCTGCGGGCGCGAGCCGGCGCTGTCGCTGGAGGTGGACATCAGCCACGAGGTTGGCGGCCAGCCGCTGCGGCTGCTGGAGGACAGCTACCGTACCGCGGGCGGCGAGGAGTTCAGCGTGCGGCGCCTGCGCTACTACCTGAGCCAGCCGCGCCTGCGCCGCAAGGACGGCAGCTGGTTCGTGCCGGTCTACGCGCCCGAATCCGCCGAGGGCTACTTCCTGGTCGACGAGGCCAGGCCCGCGAGCAAGCGCCTGCGCATCGGCGGCGTTGCGGCCGGGGAGTACAGCGGCATCGAATTCCTGCTCGGGGTCGACGACGCGCGCAACACGGCCGGCGTGCAGACCGGCGCGCTGGATCCCGCACTGGGTATGTTCTGGACCTGGAAGAGCGGCTACATCTTCTTCCAGCTGGAAGGCAGCTCCCCGCAATCGACGGCGCAGGAGCATGCCCTGAGCTACCACGTCGGCGGCGGCAAGCCCTCGCTGGCGCGGCGCATCTACCTGCCCTTCGGCGAGCGCCCGGTGAAGGTGGACGGGAAGCTGCTGCCGACGGTGCACCTCGGCGTGAACCTCGCCCTGCTGTTCGACGGCGTCAGCCCGGTGCGCATCGCGCAGCTGTCCGAGGCGATGGACCCGGCCGCGACACGACCGCTGGCGGACAATGCGGCGGCGATGTTCCGTGTCGACCACCTGCACCATGAGCCGCGGCGGCGCGGCGCCCCATGA